Proteins from a single region of Desulfovibrio sp.:
- a CDS encoding ABC transporter ATP-binding protein: MNKFKPLMVENLHVAYGKADVLCGVSLDIQPGKTTCLLGSNGAGKTTLIRALVGLTPPRSGNIQFAGVDITGMAPYKIVRMGISCIPEGRRVFPKMNVEENLLMGAYQEPSTAKIQKRLARVYEIFPRLRERRAQFAGTMSGGEQAMVSIGRGLMNEPRLLIIDEPSLGLSPALVSENFRVIRSICESGIAVFLVEQNVRQTLAIAHQGYVLSQGRIVAGGTAKELKENAEVQKAYFG, from the coding sequence ATGAACAAGTTTAAACCTCTGATGGTCGAAAATCTGCATGTGGCTTACGGAAAGGCCGATGTGCTCTGCGGCGTATCGCTGGACATCCAGCCCGGCAAAACAACCTGCCTGCTCGGCTCCAACGGCGCGGGCAAGACAACCCTCATCCGCGCTTTAGTGGGGCTGACGCCCCCAAGGTCGGGCAATATTCAGTTTGCAGGTGTGGACATTACCGGCATGGCCCCGTACAAAATAGTGCGGATGGGCATATCGTGCATACCAGAAGGGCGGCGCGTGTTCCCCAAGATGAATGTGGAAGAAAACCTGCTCATGGGGGCATATCAGGAGCCATCCACCGCCAAAATACAAAAACGCTTGGCGCGAGTTTACGAAATCTTTCCCCGTCTGCGCGAAAGACGCGCGCAGTTTGCGGGCACCATGTCGGGCGGCGAGCAGGCCATGGTCTCCATTGGACGTGGACTGATGAACGAGCCTCGCCTGCTGATCATCGACGAACCGTCGCTGGGCCTCTCGCCCGCGCTGGTCAGTGAAAACTTCAGGGTAATACGCTCAATCTGCGAGAGCGGCATTGCCGTTTTTCTGGTAGAGCAAAACGTACGACAAACCCTGGCCATAGCCCATCAGGGCTACGTGCTTTCGCAGGGGCGCATTGTGGCTGGCGGCACCGCCAAAGAACTCAAAGAAAACGCCGAAGTGCAAAAAGCCTACTTTGGCTGA